The window TCTTCTCTCAAACGGACGGTAGAAGTATCGAATCTCGTTTTCCCTCAAAAGTCGATTAAGGGTTTGAACATGGACAAAATCGTACTTGTGGTTCTGATACTGCACATGTAACATCATCTCAACCTCCTCTCCCTGTCAGCTACCCCAATAGCGACCAGAAATCGGATGATCCTAAACCCTACTTATAGTGTATAACCAAAGATCCTCATATGAAATCGACCTTTGGTGCTAAAATGATTGTACTTCTGGATTAAGCCGAGTAGCTCTCTGGGTTCGTCTCACTGTCTCTAAAGCTACGAGAACCTTTTCTTCTTAATTCATCAATGCCAGAAATACACGACAAGAAGAAGATGTCGAGTGTAGGAGAAAACTTGGAGACCCTTTAAGACGCTCTGACACTGTAAACAATCAGATAACCGCAACACCATTCGCGTTGAGTGCTTCTGATTTATACGGAACGAATATGAAATCTCTTACATACACGTTGTATCTACGAACATGCCTTCTCGTGAACCATGGCTTACCATCCTTGGTTGCAGGTTCAAGCCTGACGAGAGTTCCTTCAGCCCTACTACCGTTTCCTGCTTTACATAACAATACAACACGCCAGCCTCGACCTGTCCTTCCGTCAGAGAAGAGTTGTTTCAATATTGTGTCGTTGAGCGCGTATGCGGTCCCTACGCCTGTATCGAGTATATCTTCGAAGCTCCTTCTCCCTTTTCGGCGTACATGGTAACCGGGTGCATGGATGACTAAGTCCCCTATCTCGAAAATTCGGTGACGTATTATGCCGCATGAGGTAGCTCCAGTGATGGCCCTGAAAGTTTATGCATCAGATCAGACAACTTTTTTCTGGTGAACTTCCATTCGAAGGGCCGGGCGATCCTCTCGTAGTGTGCCTGGAAGCGGAGAATCCTTTCCGCGAGATTGGCAAGGGAAGGGAAGTCGTTCGGCGTGAGTACCTTGCGCTGAAGGATGGAGAAATAGATTTCTATTTGGTTCAACCAGCTGGCATGGACGGGAAGATGGACGACCGTGATCTGCGGCCACTTACCTTGAAGCCTGTGTACAGAGGGCAACCCCCGGTGCGAAGACCCGTTGTCGAGGATCCAGAAGACTCTCCTGGCAGAACAGTACGGTTCGCACGCCATGACGTCCTGAACCAGCCGGGTAAAGGGGGTGATCCCGGTCTTGGCCTCGCATCGTCCGAACAGCTTTGCCCTTTTCACGTCCCAGGCCGCAAGGTAGCTCAGCGCCCCCTTTCTGGCGTATTCAAACTCCACTTTCTGTCCTTCTCCCTTCCGTGCCCCGAGACTTCCGTGCCTTCGATGCCTCGCCTGAATGCTGGTCTTTTCATCGGCGGAGATCACAAAGTCGCACGTACCCAGCGGAAGCCCATCCCACATGCCCTGATAGAGATCCAGGACCCTGCCGGCCTTCTGCTCGAACTCACGATCGCGGGGAAAGATCCAGCTCCGGTAGTGCCAGGGTCTGATCGCATCCTCGCCGAGCCACCGCCAGATGGTCGACCCGCTCACCTCAGCCACGATGCCCCTCTGGATGACCTCCCTCGCGATCTCCCCCGTGCTCCATCGCGACAGGGGAATCCCACTCTCCGCGGGCAGCTCACAGGCCAGAGCCTTTACCTGGACGACGACGTCGGGGGGGAAACCCGGACGGCCGTCCGGGTCTGGACCGATCTTCCAGCCCCTGGAATCGTTCATCATAAAACCGCTTCCGCCACTTGCTCACGATCTGGCGGGGCAGCCCCAGCTTCTGCCCGATTTCGTCGTTCTCCATATCCTGCGCCGCCATCAAGATCACTTTGGCCCGGATCACAGAATAATAAGATGACGTATATTTCCGGGCAATCTTTTCGAGCTCGACACGCTCGGCCACGGACAGCACAATGGGGAACGGACTCTTCCTTGGCATGGGATCCTCCTCATTGGAGAATGTATGCCAAGGATACCATACGCACGCTGAAATGTCATTATAATACGTAATCGTATTTATAAAATGGAGCACTTAGTATCTCGCCGTTATAGCGCTCGTCACCGTATAGGTCAGCCCTTGCGGGGCCGTTACCGTGAGGTCGATCTGCTTGTAGTTCGTTGGATTGGACGTCGTGACCAGAGAAGTACCCAGATAACCGACACAGTGATTAACCGGGTCATTGCAGTCAAGGTAGTTGACAACCCATTTCCACTGATAGCCGGCGTATTCCGCCGCAGGAAAAGCTGAGTCGGTCGTAAGGTTAGAAGGGCCGTGGGAACCTACATCCATGGTCGGCGTATCGTTGAACCGATAGGCCATCAACTCTTCCATCTTTCTCTCTGCAGCAAAGCGGGCCTTGATATACGCTGTGGGCGTCATCATATCCTTTATCACCGGCTGGGTGGTGAGATAGAACAAGGGAATGATCAGCGCGGCAAGAACGATGAATACAACTGTCTCCATCAGTGAAAAGCCTTTGCTTTTCAATATGCCTCCACATCACCCGAGTTGGCGTATATTTTGACAGTGCCAGTCTTTCCCTGAGAATTGAGCGTAAGCGTGGCGTCGGTAGTAGTGTTGTATTCCCCCAGCGAGTTGAACGTGACTGTCAAGCCGTTGCTTATCGTTACCCCTGAGGGAAGCGTCTTCCATTGCCCTTGCACAAGACACGTTGTCCCCTGGGGCAACGCCATAGGCAGCAAGTATGAGTTTCCACCACCCGGAAAGGAGACTGTGTTCCCACCCGTGCAGGCCATTGTCGCCATGGACTGAGATTGGAGAAACCGCAGGTCAGCGGCTATTTGGTCAAGGGCCACCCTGAGATTAGAGCTGGAGGTCGAAAACCCCGACTTCATGCCCACAACAGCCCCAAGCAAACCAACCAGCACAATTATTACGATTAACTCAACTAGGGTGAAGCCGCCGCAGGATGGCAGGCGGCAAAGCCTGCGCCACATGTTACTGCCGTGGCTACGCGAGTTGACAAATTCGCCGGCAAACGCCCTGTGAACCATCGTGCCGCATGTCCTCCCACATGCTTTGGCGCTCATGTTCTTGTAACAGTTGCCCAAAAATCTCCTTCTACGTTATCGGTCCCAATGCAAAACGGCTTAAGAAGGCTTGCTGCCACTATGACACCAGCGGTCATTGCCGCAGCAGATTATACTTGATGATGGTGAAAAGCGCCTTGATACCATCTTTCCACGTGATCTTTTTCCCCTCACTGTAGCTTCTGCCGTGATACGAGACCGGAACCTCATAGATTCTGTAGCCACGCTTCGCTACCTTTGCCGTAATTTCCGGCTCGAATCCAAATCTGTTCGACTCTATCGTGATACGTTCGAATACATTCCTCGTAAAGGCTTTGTAGCCGGTTTCCATGTCGGTCAGGTTAAGATCGCTGAATATGTTCGAGAGCAAGGTAACGATCTTGTTGCCCACGTAGTGGCGGAAATAAAATACGCGGTGCGCTCCGCCCAGAAAACGAGACCCATAGACAACGTCGGCATTGCCTGAGAGGATCGGCTCCAGAAGCGTCGGGTAATCCTTCGGATCATACTCAAGGTCAGCATCCTGGACCACAATGATATCGCCGCGAGCAATCTGTACGCCACTCCTGAGCGCCGCACCCTTACCCTTGTTTTTCTCATGGAAAACGGTTTTGATGGTGTCGTCCCGGAGCGTTTCGAGGTAGCGCCTCGTGCCGTCGACCGAGGCATCGTCCACCACAATGATCTCTTTGTCGTAGGGTGTTTCTTTCACCCGTCGAAGGACCTCCGGCAGGAAACGCTCTTCGTTGTAGGCAGGAATTACTATAGATAAAAGCATTAAAACCTTATACAAGAATGTATTCTGCTCGTCAATACATTCCGAGCCGGGCATATCTTACAAGAATACGCCTCACTAAGGCGCACGTTGAATTCGAGCAATTTGCATGCCAGGAAGCAGGAAACGTCGGCAAGCTGACAGATACAAATTTTGTTTTTGGCGGGAACCCTTTGATGCTTGCGGATCAGAGCTTATTTTTCTCGCATGCAGCGGCTTCATCCCTGATCAGATTCCTCACGGCGGCTTCTGACCGGTCGAGGCCCTTCTTGTAGAACGGCATGGCCTCTGTGCACGAACCGAGCTGTGCAAGAAGATTCGCTTTGAGCCTGTATCCGAGATGTGATTCGGGATAGGTCCGTATGATTGACTCAGCGTATGGTATGGCCTCCCGCCGCCAACCCCACCGCTGATAGATTGTGACGATCGCTGCATTGACGATTGCGATATCGGGATAGACTTTCGAAAGCCTCAACAGCTCGTCCAAGACCTGCCGATCCTGAAGAGTATCGTTTCTCGACCCGCCGTATAGAGCAAAAGGGTCCACGGCTTTTATCTCGTACCGAGAAACCAGGGCCGCCTCTTTAGTCCCGTCGGCATAAAGAACCTCCGCATCGTCAAAAAAGATGGGGCGGTACTGCGGGTGATCGGCAATGAGTCTTTTGAAGGCCCCGCTATCGACGGGAACGGTAACAAAAGAGGGCCTGTAGCGGCTTATAAGATCTTGCAGAACACGGGGGTTCGTGTACGCATCCCGCGCCATCTCAAAGTCTTCCCCCGAGAACAAGAAGGGAACCTGCAAATCCATGAAGATTTTGTGCGTGGGATAAAGCTCCCATTCGTAATATCCCCCCGTGTCCGGATGATTGAGAATCGAACCTGTTCTGTTGACCTCTTTCAGAAAAGAAGCCACGCCTTCAGGGAGCCCTCTCGCCGACAGGGGATACCTGGGTGGATGAGCAAAAAACCAGTGCATGAAAATAAAGGGCATAGCCATGAACGCAATCCCCAGGACCACGGCCGCGAACTTGAGCATCCTTGTGGGCGATTTTTCCACTGTGACAGGCAGATACGCCCTGAGCAGGGGCAGCACAAGAAGAGAGTACTCGTTGACAAACCGTTTTGCTTGTGGAAGAAGCGCGAGGCCGCCGAGAAGAAGGACCAGGTGACTGATTCTCATTCTCTTGTTGCGCAGTGCGCTCAAGGCTGCAAAAGCCGCGAGAAGAAAAAGTACACCGAAGAAGGAAACAAAGTCGACGGCGGACAAAGGCCTCAACTCATAGACAAACTGAGATACCTGCGCCATGCTCCTGAAAGGCACCGCAAGAAGTCGTATGCCATGAGGCGTGCAAAGCACTGAAGCCACGCAGAGTGCGAGGACAGCCGGATACACGTAAGATTGAGCGGCCGGCTCGCCGTTGCCTTTCAGTCGCTGACAGATAAACTCTATGAGGTAGGCGCCGACAATCAGCAGGAGTACGGGATATTCAATTCCGTGCAGGTTGACCCACAGCACCGCCGCCGGCACCAAGAGCCAGAGTACCTTGACGCGCTTCAACTCCAGAACGTACAGGAAAAAGATAATGAACAGGTAGGAAAGAAGATGCGGTCTCACAGGCAGGCTTCTTGGTAGAAAGAGGAGCACGTAGAATACGAAAAGCAGTGTGTAGTAGAAAACGGCCTCCCTTTCTTTTTGATGTCGAAAAAAATAGAAGAAAAGCAATACGAGGGTGGCAGCCGAAAGAAGCGCTCGAAATAAGATAAGGCATCCGTACCCGGACCATGAAAAAAGGCGGTAGACAAGTAATTGAAACAGCCAGTAGTAATCGACCCATACCCGTTGCGGTTCAATGAAAGAGAAGAAGCTCGTCTTTGCAATGGTGCCGGTCTCGAAAATGTATCTCCCCCCGTTCAGGTGGTACCACAGATCGGTATCTGTCGCAGATATGGGCCATCTCGCCAGATAGTAGAAACAGGCTGCGATCAGAACGAGGCTGAAGAGCAGACAGGCTTTTTTCGGCATCTTCTTTGCATCTCATTCAAGTAATGGGCCAAACCAGACTCTCACGAGCACTCGCTCCTGACAGCAGCGCACCCTTCCCGGAGGAACGTTCCACATGGAAACGGTTGTCTCCGGTCCCCGAAGAGGCCGACGCTGCTAGTAATGTGAATGTATTGCATAAAGATTCCAAAGCGTATAATAATACCACTGTGGAAATACCCTATGTAGAGTATTGTGGCCTCGCGGAAAAGCCCTTCGGGTTAACACCCGATCCCTCCTTCTACTTCGAATCCGGAAGCTTCAGAGAAGCGGCCGACCACCTGAGGTTCTTTCTAGACCAGAAGGAGGGGTTTGCGCTTATCTATGGTGACGTGGGTCTCGGTAAGACAACGATATCCCGTATCTTCCTGGAAAGTCTTGACAAGAAGATGTACCACACCGCTCTTATCCTTAATCCTATCATGGATGAGGCTGAATTCCTGAAGCAGGTACTGAGGGAACTTGCGGTACCTGTTCTCACCACTAACAGAGAAGAGCTCCTCGAGAACCTGAGGGAATTTCTGCTGGATGAGTATCGTGAAGGAAAAGAGACGGTGCTCATCATAGACGAGGCGCAGTTGCTTTCGTCTCACCTTTTTGAGTTTATCCGTGTGCTCTCCAATTTCGAGACGGATAAGCAAAAGATACTCCACATCATTCTTTTCGCCCAGCCGGAAATCGTTCAGAAGCTTGCAGAGCCGGGCTTGCGCTACCTGGCACAGAGAATCACTATCATTTACAGGCTGAGGCCTCTGAGCGAAGATGAGGTTTTTCTCTACATCAATCACAGGCTGCTCAGGGCGGGCTCCAGAGGCTTCGTGCAGTTCACAGACGACGCAGTCAAAGAAATTTACCGAACATCCGGCGGTTGCCCCCGCGTTATAAATGTGATCTGCGATCGCTGCCTTCTCTATCTTTACACGCATTCACACCGCCTTGTCGACGGTACCACGGTGAGGGCTGTCCTTGAAGAGGAGAGCCAGAGCCTTATGCGAAAGCCCGTCAAAAAATTCAGAAAAAAGGCCTACGCGATCGCTGCCGGCATCGCCATACTTTTGCTCTCATTCCTGTTGAGGCCCTATTTGAGCCCCATCTACAAGTTCTTCGGCACCAGGTCAGTCGCCGATACCGCTGCAAAGACAGAATAACGCATGTAATGCCGGTCCGCTTCGGGTCTAGCCCTGATTCTTTTCCGCGCCGCAGGCTTCTGTCGACGGGCCAGGCACGTAGTCAGCAAATTGACAGAAACCCGTGTGAATGATACGATTAGCCGTGATCCGATGGCGTGCAACCTTTAAAAAACTCTACATCTATCTTCTCAGGGAACTTGTTTCCCTTTTTTTTCTTTCCCTGTTCATCTTCACATTCATACTGGTGGTGAGCCGGATAGGCCGATTAGCCGATCTGGTCATCAACAAGGGAGTCAGCCTCACCGACATTTTTCTTCTTGTGGCCTATTCATTTCCCGCTTATCTCACCTTCACCTTTCCAATGGCCTTTTTGCTTTCGATGATCGTAGTGCTGGGCAGGCTCTCCGGCGAAAACGAAATACTGGCGCTGAAAGCAAACGGGATAAACCTTCGTAGCCTGCTCGTGCCCTTTGCACTTCTTGGATTGATCATTTTTGTAATCGGCGTGCTCAATACAACCGTTCTCGTCTCGCATGCCGGAGAGGCCTTCAGGGATACGCTTGTAACCATCGCAAAAAAGAGCATATCAGTCGAGGATAAGGAAGGCATGTTCAACGATTCTATTCCCGACGTGGTGATCTTCATAGAGAAGGTTGACAAGAAAAACCGTGACCTCTCAGGCGTCTTCATATCCGACGACAGGGACGAGGGCGTGCGGCAGACGATCTCCGCAGAAAAGGGCACGGTAAACCTCGATGTCAACACGCTGGATCTTTCTTTCCTGCTCAAAAACGGAAGTGTCCACCGGTGGGAAAAAGCAAGCGACACGTACCGGACCGTGGCCTTCAAGGACTATGTTTTCGCCATGAATCTCACGAAGGTGCTGCCTTACAATCCCGGCCTGCGCCGAAAACCGAATGAGATGGGCCTCAGGGAATTAGCGGCAAAATACCGGGCGGCAACAGGGGCGGACAAGTACGAACTGTTGCTTGACCTCTACAAGAAGTTTACCATCCCGTTGGCAGCTGCAGTCTTCGTTCTGGTAGGAGTCCCGCTGGGCATCAGACGACGGGCCGAGGGAAAATTCTCCGGCGTCATATACAGTCTCATCATTTTCCTGTCTTACTACGTCGTTGTCGCAGTGACGGAAAATATTGGAGGGCAATACAATATCTCACCCTTCCTCGTCGCCGCCACTCCAAACATACTCGTGATAGGAACAGGGCTCTACCTGCTGAAGGACTTGAACACCGAGGAGCAGACTCGTCCTTCAGGCTGGTGGAAAATAAGATTGGAGTCACTGGTTGCGAAAATTAAGTAGGTATCTTGTCAAGAATGTACTCAAGTTCCTGGTGCTCTCGGAATTCGCCGGAGTCGCGGTTTTCGTGATAATAGAATTCTTCGATCATGTTGAACTTTTCACGCAGACCTTTCGTAACCTGCTCTATGGGGCTGCGTATCTGGCTCTCCGCTTACCCTACTATTTCAACCTTATACTCCCGCTCTGTTTTCTCATATCCATTCTTATACTGATTATCGTCATGATCAGGGCAAACGAGGTCATTCTCGTGCGCACATCTGGCATCAGCACCCTTGCCATGATGAAGCCCTTGCTTTTCTTGTCTCTCGCCCTGGTTGCCTTTTCATTCATACTCTCCGACTGGATAATCCCTGTTTCATCTACCGCGTCTGAATACATTTACAAGACCAAAATCAAGCAGGAACAGTCCATGGTCTACTTCAAGAACGACAAGATATGGTTCAAGCGGGGAAACACAATAT of the Syntrophorhabdales bacterium genome contains:
- a CDS encoding IS630 family transposase → MMNDSRGWKIGPDPDGRPGFPPDVVVQVKALACELPAESGIPLSRWSTGEIAREVIQRGIVAEVSGSTIWRWLGEDAIRPWHYRSWIFPRDREFEQKAGRVLDLYQGMWDGLPLGTCDFVISADEKTSIQARHRRHGSLGARKGEGQKVEFEYARKGALSYLAAWDVKRAKLFGRCEAKTGITPFTRLVQDVMACEPYCSARRVFWILDNGSSHRGLPSVHRLQGKWPQITVVHLPVHASWLNQIEIYFSILQRKVLTPNDFPSLANLAERILRFQAHYERIARPFEWKFTRKKLSDLMHKLSGPSLELPHAA
- a CDS encoding helix-turn-helix domain-containing protein, coding for MPRKSPFPIVLSVAERVELEKIARKYTSSYYSVIRAKVILMAAQDMENDEIGQKLGLPRQIVSKWRKRFYDERFQGLEDRSRPGRPSGFPPRRRRPGKGSGL
- a CDS encoding prepilin-type N-terminal cleavage/methylation domain-containing protein encodes the protein MVHRAFAGEFVNSRSHGSNMWRRLCRLPSCGGFTLVELIVIIVLVGLLGAVVGMKSGFSTSSSNLRVALDQIAADLRFLQSQSMATMACTGGNTVSFPGGGNSYLLPMALPQGTTCLVQGQWKTLPSGVTISNGLTVTFNSLGEYNTTTDATLTLNSQGKTGTVKIYANSGDVEAY
- a CDS encoding glycosyltransferase family 2 protein, with protein sequence MLLSIVIPAYNEERFLPEVLRRVKETPYDKEIIVVDDASVDGTRRYLETLRDDTIKTVFHEKNKGKGAALRSGVQIARGDIIVVQDADLEYDPKDYPTLLEPILSGNADVVYGSRFLGGAHRVFYFRHYVGNKIVTLLSNIFSDLNLTDMETGYKAFTRNVFERITIESNRFGFEPEITAKVAKRGYRIYEVPVSYHGRSYSEGKKITWKDGIKALFTIIKYNLLRQ
- a CDS encoding AAA family ATPase, producing MEIPYVEYCGLAEKPFGLTPDPSFYFESGSFREAADHLRFFLDQKEGFALIYGDVGLGKTTISRIFLESLDKKMYHTALILNPIMDEAEFLKQVLRELAVPVLTTNREELLENLREFLLDEYREGKETVLIIDEAQLLSSHLFEFIRVLSNFETDKQKILHIILFAQPEIVQKLAEPGLRYLAQRITIIYRLRPLSEDEVFLYINHRLLRAGSRGFVQFTDDAVKEIYRTSGGCPRVINVICDRCLLYLYTHSHRLVDGTTVRAVLEEESQSLMRKPVKKFRKKAYAIAAGIAILLLSFLLRPYLSPIYKFFGTRSVADTAAKTE
- a CDS encoding LptF/LptG family permease, with the protein product MIRLAVIRWRATFKKLYIYLLRELVSLFFLSLFIFTFILVVSRIGRLADLVINKGVSLTDIFLLVAYSFPAYLTFTFPMAFLLSMIVVLGRLSGENEILALKANGINLRSLLVPFALLGLIIFVIGVLNTTVLVSHAGEAFRDTLVTIAKKSISVEDKEGMFNDSIPDVVIFIEKVDKKNRDLSGVFISDDRDEGVRQTISAEKGTVNLDVNTLDLSFLLKNGSVHRWEKASDTYRTVAFKDYVFAMNLTKVLPYNPGLRRKPNEMGLRELAAKYRAATGADKYELLLDLYKKFTIPLAAAVFVLVGVPLGIRRRAEGKFSGVIYSLIIFLSYYVVVAVTENIGGQYNISPFLVAATPNILVIGTGLYLLKDLNTEEQTRPSGWWKIRLESLVAKIK